The Ptychodera flava strain L36383 chromosome 16, AS_Pfla_20210202, whole genome shotgun sequence region TAATGTTCTTTATTAATTTTGCTGTGTGCATAATACTGAAAAAGCATAACAATGACAactatttgaaatcaaattctaccgtaAGCGTTTCGCTCAGAGTTACAGGAATTACGGCAAAAGAATATGATTCCAGAGCaaggaaacaatatttttagttGTATTTGAAATCAGTTATCCACTAACAGATGTCTAAACTTtatctttgcaatacatgtaatttttacaTATTCAGATATTTGTAACGTATTTGTGACAGTATCTTGCAGCCGGATCAAAAATTAAATCACCTTGTTCAACCTAAAGTTAAGCATTATATCCCACGAGATATTGTAACGTTATAAGTTTTCAATCACGAACCAAGTGCAAGGATTACATcccttgtgttttttgtgttaatttattaCGCTATTGAAAGTgggtttttgtcatttttgatgttgttgttgatgttgataTGACTCGTAAAATTTTGCCGTAGTgtacttttgaattttaatttttttttagaattgTTGTACCTCTTGTAATTTTACCCAAGGGTGACTATTTTGAGGTGAAATAAatcataattattataattGCAAGTTACATAAGACAAGACTAGAACCAATATTAGGGTGATAAAAGATCAGAGGATTTAATTTTTTACGAAAGTAACATCTAAGTGTCAATTATACCTTGCCCAAACAAAAGAACTATCAAAAACTCATTTGTGTCATGTTTAAGTATTTAGCTTTCAGAAAGGGAATCATGGTATATTCCTCTATAAACTTAACCTCAATTCTGTCTATGCCTCGGTCTCTATCtttctgcctgtctctcttaaTGCTTTATTCAACACCAACTTGAACAAGATTTTCCCTTTAATAATTACGTAAATTATCCCAGAGAAGCCGATTGTGCTGGTTGTGAAATCTGACCCCGGGTAATTTGTGAGACATCACTAGCCGGCAGAAACGACAAAAgcaatgagaaaataaaataaaaataagaacATTTCTGTGGCCAGGTTTTGAACAATTCCTCTGGCATTCTTCCGCCATTTTTAACATTGGAGAAAGCAGAATCTAGGTAGGGGCATGCCCAGCTAACGACAAAATACTGGAATTTAACATGAAATGTGCACATTATCGGGCGTTCCAGGATATCAAATTGCATAAGAATGATTATACTGGTACTGTacgtatgtttttattttgaagagAATGTCTACGTCTTCATCGTTTTCCTTGGATGGTAAAGTTGCCTTGGTGACAGGATCAAGTGGCAGAGACGGCATTGGCTTTGCGATCGCTGAGAGTCTTGCGCAGAGAGGATGTTCCTTGGTCTTGACAGGAAGTCGTCAGCCAGAGAAGGTCGAGGATGTGAAAACTACGTTGACAAGGTGGGGAACTTAAAGAAACTCAGGGTAACCCATGTGTGTACTAATATTATCGTTAACTCAGGGTAACCCACGTGTGTACTAATATTATCGTTAACTCAGGGTAACCCACGTGTGTACTAATATTATCGTTAACTCAGGGTAACCCACGTGTGTACTAATATTATCGTTAACTCAGGGTAACCCACGTGTGTACTAATATTATCGTTAACTCAGGGTAACCCCCGTTTGTACTAATATTATCGTTAACTCAGGGTAACCCACGTTTGTACTAATATTATCGTTAATAACTCAGGGTAACCCACGTGTGTACTAATATTATCGTTAACTCAGGGTAACCCATGTGTGTACTAATATTATCGTTTTATAGATGATTGTTAGCGTTGCTTATGATTGGTATTTCCATGAATTATGAATGCTGCAACCACTTCACATGCTCTTCCGTAAAAACTGAGATCTCACAATCAAAGAGTATGCATGTTCTTCCGTGGAATTCGGAAAGGCGATATTATACGTTATTATCACCTAACAGTGCTGGACCGTATACCGAATCCATGTGGTCTTCACCTTCCCATTTGGTAAATCTGACGGGAGAAATACGGCACTCTGCTAACATTAATTAAAATACACTAATGACACCACTGGTGTTAATGATAATCACAAATTATCAATACATAAATGAGTCATATTGCACCGATACAACACAGAACTGAAAACATCGTCATAATAATGTTGCTGATTCCCAAATACCTTTCCATCGCAAAACTAATATGAAAACattactattttttttcaaattctttgcaACACGACTGCCAAAATTACTCTCAGGGCCTACAGGAACGGCGATATTGATATGCTTATTATCACCTAAGTTATCATAGAATGTATGAGATTAACATGAAAATCACGTGTCAGAGACTGAGATCACAAGTGGCGGCAataaacactggtgagcaaagacaaattttgtcaaattttggtaACAGCAGCCAATGCTTAGCGCGATTCTATAGAAAGCAACAAGCCTACGATAGCGATAAATGATATCAGAGATCAGCACTGCCATTCTCATTTGTATAAATTAATTGACTTCCCTTTTCCAGCAAGTGGAATGTTCCAGTTGACTATATTGCTGCTGATCTAATTCAAATGAAGAATATAGACAAACTGTACAAGGatatcaaaaaaatacatgCACAGGGGGTTGACATACTTGTGAACAATGCTGGTAAGTGAAAAGTATGCTTCGCTTGAAATATTGTTGTAGATTTACTTAAAGTTGACCAAAAACATCAAGTTATGAGTCGTTTGTACAATTGATGGAGCAAATGGTAGGTTTTATTGACCGAAAGGACCATAAAATGACCAACCTTGCGATATCtgaaattttaaacaagaaaagtaatgaAAGGGAAATAAAAGGAATTATAATACATCTTGTACAAACTATCTGTCGCAGTTCGTTTATTATGGTATGATTTACGGTCACGTGGTATGTATCGGGGCAACTGGTCAAGTGTAAAAGCGACGTCTACGCATGTTCACATTCCATAATATGTGAAGAATATTTAAGTGTCGTCTGCGACTTAATTAGACGAATGATAGCAGTGGAACTTCTCGACTTTTGCTAACTTTGGATGAGGTGTGTAACAAAACACATTGACTGGTGGTATTCTGGTAAGAGAATGTGTACGTTTTCCCCGGGGCCTTAGGGTCGCCACTTGTTTCTTTCAGCCCTCATGGCCTGTCAGTACATAGTGGAAGATTTCATTTTAACGCAATTTTGCTTGCCTTCATTAACCGATTGATGAGAGCTGTTTCATGTTATCATTCTATCATTCCAGCTACTCCAATGCATGTATCACCCATCGAATCCATACCTTTTGAAAGCTGGGAAATGGCTCTACGAATCAATCTATCAGTCCCATTTCGTCTGATTCAACTGttcttgccagaaatgaaaataaagggTAAGTTTTCAGACACCGACGATCTCCAATTAGTTTTTGTGTAGTGATTTCTGTGTGCCGCCTCCATCTACGATCAGTATGCTAATCTAAATTAGTACGTTGTACTTTGGGACATGTGTTATGATGGCGAAACGCCTTTATTCTCATTTCGACGTGCATTTTCTTGTTGTGATATTTCATCAGTAGAGGTGCGACAATGCCTCGTGGTGGCGGCATTCATTTTACTAGAAGTGTATAGAGACACATTACTTTATCACGTAAAGTTAGTTTCTCAACTCCCCGATCAAAGATCTTCTCCACTTCACTTTTGGACGGTTAACGAGCGATAAAGCAATTCACGTCTCTAAAAAATTCGATACTGAAAAattgaataataaaaaatgaaaagtttctcTTGGTACTATAATATCCAGGCTGGGCAAGAATAGTGAACATAAGTTCACTCACTAGTCTAAGAGGATTTCCTGAAGTAGCGCCATCTACGTCATCGAAGCATGGTCTCAATGGTTTGACTAAGGTAGGTTAGGTAGGTTGACAGGTAAATCAAATGGATAGGTgggtgagtatgtatgtatgtatgtatgtatgtatgtatgtatgtatgtatgtatgtatgtatgtatgtatgtatgtatgtatgtatgtatgtatgtatgtatgtatgtatctctatggatctatctatctatctatctttctatctatctgtctgtctgtctatctatctatctatctatctctctatctatctatctatctatctatctatctatctatctatctatctatctatctatctatctatcagttAACTGATGAATATGTGCATTTACGTACCCATGGTATAAAACGTAGGGATGTGTGTAGCataaatgtatatatgcatgcatgcatgcatgcatgcatgcatgcacgattacatgcatgcatggacCAACGT contains the following coding sequences:
- the LOC139114194 gene encoding D-beta-hydroxybutyrate dehydrogenase-like, giving the protein MQRICTSTGIWRGWLQFTSLKRMSTSSSFSLDGKVALVTGSSGRDGIGFAIAESLAQRGCSLVLTGSRQPEKVEDVKTTLTSKWNVPVDYIAADLIQMKNIDKLYKDIKKIHAQGVDILVNNAATPMHVSPIESIPFESWEMALRINLSVPFRLIQLFLPEMKIKGWARIVNISSLTSLRGFPEVAPSTSSKHGLNGLTKVVALESLGSGVTCNGVCPSAVNTRSTRDYFRGAIEKLGISFDEEKEKQALTQCNPSGQYVKTEQVGELVAFLCSPAADQMTGTLLPIDAGLCAK